The Paenibacillus sp. MBLB1832 genome has a window encoding:
- a CDS encoding phosphate/phosphite/phosphonate ABC transporter substrate-binding protein has product MKKLTLLSLSMVVAAGALAGCAKKEETKPSASAAATAAAAGFVPKELRVQFVPSQNAETLEAKAKPLEKLLGDKLGIPVKVSVSTDYNVVIEAMSSKQVDVGFLPPSNYVVAHDTRKAADLLVQAQRFGVDDATGKPTTELVDFYKSEILVKADSPIKSIADLKGKKMGWQGVTSAAGYVYPGLVLKNAGVDPVKDVTGVQFQGHDKAVIALLNGQVDAVGVFQDIRTNMLKDYPDIFKQTKVLSYSDKIPNDTIAVRSDMDAAWKKKIQDAFIAIGNDPEGKKVIIDVYTHQGYVATDDKKFDIVREANKAMGLK; this is encoded by the coding sequence ATGAAAAAATTAACTCTACTCAGCTTATCCATGGTTGTAGCTGCAGGTGCTCTTGCAGGCTGCGCGAAAAAAGAAGAAACAAAGCCTTCCGCTTCAGCAGCGGCAACAGCAGCAGCTGCAGGATTCGTGCCAAAAGAACTTCGCGTTCAATTCGTTCCATCCCAAAATGCTGAAACGCTTGAAGCAAAAGCGAAACCGCTTGAGAAACTGCTTGGCGACAAATTAGGCATTCCAGTAAAAGTTTCCGTTTCCACGGATTACAACGTTGTTATCGAAGCGATGTCATCCAAACAAGTTGACGTTGGTTTCTTGCCTCCGAGTAACTATGTGGTTGCTCATGATACACGTAAAGCAGCTGATCTACTTGTACAAGCACAACGTTTTGGCGTTGACGATGCAACAGGTAAACCAACAACGGAGCTTGTTGACTTCTACAAATCCGAAATTCTTGTTAAAGCAGATTCCCCAATCAAATCCATTGCTGATTTGAAAGGCAAGAAAATGGGCTGGCAAGGTGTTACTTCCGCTGCTGGTTATGTGTACCCAGGTCTTGTATTGAAAAATGCAGGCGTAGACCCTGTGAAAGATGTAACAGGCGTTCAATTCCAAGGGCATGATAAAGCTGTAATCGCGCTTCTTAACGGTCAAGTTGACGCTGTAGGGGTGTTCCAAGATATCCGTACGAACATGTTGAAAGACTACCCAGATATCTTCAAACAAACGAAAGTTCTATCCTACTCCGATAAAATTCCAAATGATACAATCGCTGTTCGTTCCGATATGGATGCAGCTTGGAAGAAAAAAATTCAAGATGCTTTCATCGCGATTGGCAACGATCCAGAAGGCAAAAAAGTTATTATCGATGTTTACACACACCAAGGTTATGTAGCTACTGACGATAAGAAATTCGATATCGTTCGTGAAGCTAACAAAGCAATGGGCTTGAAATAA
- a CDS encoding bifunctional metallophosphatase/5'-nucleotidase has translation MTSLRQQTAHIILLETSDLHGNMLPIHYANNKPNEVGLTKIASLIAQERAKGDHVIVIDNGDLIQGTPLAYHHARLDNEPINPMVMGLNYLNYDAAVLGNHEFNYGLAVLQKAIRESNFPWLSANIVNQETGAPFFGPPYVIKESPEGVRVGILGLTTPYIPNWEDPKHIAGIRFEDPISTARTWIQHMKSVEGADVIVVSYHGGFERDIETGEPSEPLTGENQGYQLCMEVDGIDVLLTGHQHRSIAGAQINGVTIVQPSTAGVSLGKVQLELEKVEGKWQIRSKQSMLLSVANVEADSDLIGKNESYEAKTQVWLDQPIGHLTGDMLVQDPMKIRLADNALIEFINHVQMELSGAPISNTALFDNVSPGFPRRITMRDIVSNYIYPNTLKVIRISGQDIKDALEQSAEYFELTDEGEVRVSKSFMEPKPAHYNYDMWEGITYTLNISRPIGSRVVQLDFEGKPMDLGRSFDVVMNNYRAAGGGNYAMFQDKPVIKDIPTDVAELLAGYIMERGTIEATVNGNWKVIWE, from the coding sequence GTGACCTCCTTACGTCAGCAAACGGCTCATATTATCCTCTTGGAAACGAGCGATCTCCATGGGAATATGCTTCCCATTCATTACGCAAATAATAAGCCGAATGAGGTTGGACTGACAAAAATCGCGTCACTTATCGCACAAGAACGGGCCAAAGGCGATCATGTGATTGTCATCGATAATGGTGATCTCATACAAGGGACACCGCTCGCTTATCACCATGCCCGACTCGATAATGAACCGATAAATCCCATGGTTATGGGGCTAAATTACTTGAACTATGATGCAGCAGTTCTTGGTAATCATGAATTTAATTATGGACTGGCTGTCTTGCAGAAAGCGATTCGTGAATCCAATTTTCCATGGTTGAGTGCCAATATCGTGAATCAGGAGACAGGAGCTCCGTTCTTCGGACCGCCGTATGTAATTAAGGAGTCGCCAGAAGGAGTTCGCGTGGGCATTCTTGGTTTGACGACGCCTTACATCCCGAATTGGGAGGATCCGAAACATATTGCAGGCATTCGTTTTGAAGATCCGATCTCGACAGCTCGTACTTGGATTCAGCACATGAAAAGCGTAGAAGGTGCAGACGTCATCGTCGTCTCCTATCATGGCGGATTCGAACGAGATATCGAAACAGGCGAACCCTCGGAGCCGCTGACGGGCGAGAATCAAGGCTACCAGCTGTGTATGGAAGTGGATGGTATCGACGTTCTGCTTACAGGTCATCAGCATAGAAGCATTGCAGGAGCTCAAATTAATGGTGTTACCATTGTGCAGCCAAGTACTGCTGGTGTCTCGCTCGGAAAAGTGCAGCTTGAACTCGAGAAGGTGGAGGGAAAGTGGCAAATTCGCTCCAAACAATCGATGCTGCTCTCTGTTGCGAATGTGGAAGCGGATAGCGACTTGATTGGGAAGAACGAATCGTATGAGGCTAAGACACAAGTGTGGCTGGATCAACCGATCGGCCATTTAACAGGCGATATGCTGGTGCAAGATCCGATGAAAATTCGTCTGGCGGACAATGCGCTTATTGAATTTATTAATCATGTTCAGATGGAGCTGTCGGGTGCCCCTATCTCGAATACCGCATTGTTCGATAACGTGTCTCCAGGATTTCCGAGACGCATCACGATGCGGGATATCGTCTCGAACTATATTTATCCCAATACCTTGAAGGTGATCCGCATTTCTGGACAGGACATTAAGGATGCCTTGGAGCAATCCGCGGAATACTTTGAGCTGACTGATGAAGGCGAAGTTCGTGTAAGCAAATCGTTTATGGAACCGAAGCCAGCGCACTATAACTATGACATGTGGGAAGGTATTACCTATACATTGAATATTTCCCGCCCTATCGGGAGCCGCGTTGTCCAGCTTGATTTTGAAGGTAAGCCGATGGATCTCGGTCGTTCCTTTGATGTGGTGATGAACAATTATCGCGCGGCTGGCGGCGGCAATTATGCAATGTTCCAGGATAAGCCTGTGATCAAGGATATTCCGACGGACGTTGCGGAGCTGCTGGCAGGCTATATCATGGAGCGGGGGACCATTGAAGCAACTGTGAATGGGAACTGGAAAGTAATTTGGGAGTAG
- a CDS encoding HoxN/HupN/NixA family nickel/cobalt transporter, with amino-acid sequence MWKSLLKDRKNWGGYVFVIILLHVVGLIGLYTVAKSSPAFWGIGLLAYTLGMRHAFDVDHIAAIDNTVRKLVQQKRNPLGVGFYFSLGHSSVVFIMAIVTAFSVQWAERELPWMQRFGGVIGASVSGLFLVIIGIINLLILISLYKMFLKFRGGKQNESEFEELLESRGFITRLIKPLFGFIGKSWHVYPLGFLFGLGFDTASEIALLAISAHAAKDAIPFVGVISLPLLFAAGMSLFDTADGMFMTKAYKWAFHTPVRKLYYNLTVTALAVIAALIIGVIELGQVLSEEFSMEGTFWTWLQEIDFGTLGFLLVALFVIAWIVSIAVWKGMRIEERWGAKYHP; translated from the coding sequence ATGTGGAAATCTTTGCTGAAAGATCGGAAAAACTGGGGCGGGTATGTGTTCGTGATTATCCTTTTACACGTAGTAGGACTAATTGGACTTTACACCGTAGCCAAATCTTCACCAGCTTTCTGGGGCATTGGACTTCTAGCTTACACGCTCGGCATGCGACATGCGTTTGACGTGGATCATATTGCCGCGATTGATAATACGGTACGGAAACTGGTTCAGCAGAAAAGAAACCCGCTTGGCGTTGGCTTCTACTTCTCATTAGGTCACTCGTCGGTCGTATTTATTATGGCGATCGTGACGGCATTCTCGGTACAATGGGCAGAGCGCGAACTTCCTTGGATGCAGCGGTTTGGTGGGGTAATTGGCGCATCCGTGTCAGGATTATTCCTGGTCATCATCGGAATCATTAATCTTTTAATCCTTATCTCCCTGTATAAAATGTTTCTGAAGTTCCGCGGCGGCAAGCAAAACGAAAGTGAATTTGAAGAGCTGTTGGAGTCCCGCGGCTTCATCACCCGATTAATTAAACCGTTGTTCGGGTTCATCGGGAAAAGCTGGCATGTGTATCCGTTAGGCTTTCTCTTCGGATTAGGCTTTGACACCGCAAGTGAAATCGCGCTGCTCGCCATTTCCGCGCATGCGGCGAAGGATGCGATTCCGTTCGTCGGCGTCATCTCCTTGCCGCTGTTATTCGCAGCGGGGATGAGCCTTTTCGACACGGCAGACGGCATGTTTATGACCAAAGCTTACAAATGGGCGTTCCACACGCCGGTACGCAAGCTGTATTACAATTTGACAGTTACGGCTCTGGCGGTCATTGCAGCTCTCATCATCGGAGTGATCGAGCTCGGACAGGTGCTATCGGAAGAGTTCAGCATGGAGGGGACGTTCTGGACGTGGCTGCAGGAGATTGATTTTGGCACGTTGGGCTTCCTTCTTGTCGCGTTGTTCGTCATCGCATGGATCGTGTCCATTGCGGTCTGGAAGGGCATGAGGATTGAAGAGCGCTGGGGTGCGAAATATCATCCGTAA
- a CDS encoding alpha/beta hydrolase produces MEAGTTIELWPDASKNSQGENNQGCPSLTLYPAVGDGLRAAVIICPGGGYWGRAPHEGEPIAKWLNGLGISAYVLNYRVAPYKHPIPLQDAQRAIRTVRFHAEAWGIDANRIGILGFSAGGHLAATAGTHYDAGDANAQDLIDQMSSRPNLMVLCYPVISFGIYTHQGSRINLIGETPDDDLVQHLSNELHVTGDTPPTFLWHTADDEAVVVENSLLFASALSRHKVPFDLHVFESGVHGIGIADDHAEAYLWPEACANWLKKQRFA; encoded by the coding sequence TTGGAAGCAGGGACAACGATTGAATTATGGCCAGACGCATCAAAAAATAGTCAAGGTGAAAATAACCAAGGCTGTCCAAGTTTAACCTTATATCCAGCTGTTGGAGATGGCTTGCGCGCAGCCGTTATTATATGCCCAGGCGGTGGGTACTGGGGTCGTGCTCCGCACGAAGGGGAACCGATTGCCAAATGGTTGAATGGGCTTGGCATTTCAGCCTATGTATTGAATTATCGGGTGGCGCCTTATAAACATCCTATCCCGTTGCAGGACGCGCAGCGGGCTATTCGGACGGTCAGATTCCATGCTGAAGCATGGGGGATTGATGCGAATCGGATCGGGATTCTTGGTTTCTCGGCGGGCGGACACTTGGCAGCGACAGCGGGGACTCACTATGATGCTGGTGATGCAAATGCCCAAGATTTGATTGATCAAATGAGTTCTAGACCAAATCTAATGGTGCTGTGCTATCCTGTTATTTCGTTCGGAATCTATACCCATCAAGGCTCACGAATCAATCTGATCGGTGAAACGCCGGATGACGATTTGGTTCAACATCTGAGCAATGAGCTTCATGTTACTGGGGATACGCCGCCAACCTTTCTATGGCATACAGCTGATGATGAGGCGGTTGTGGTGGAGAATAGTCTGCTGTTTGCCAGTGCGCTTAGCCGTCATAAAGTACCATTTGACCTGCATGTTTTTGAATCTGGTGTTCACGGAATCGGCATCGCGGATGATCATGCGGAAGCTTACTTATGGCCTGAGGCTTGCGCGAATTGGTTGAAAAAGCAGCGTTTTGCATGA
- a CDS encoding 5-oxoprolinase subunit C family protein, protein MSFEVIKPGILSTLQDRGRYGHRKHGVIVSGPVDSWAHRAANVLVGNGRDAATLEMTLQGPHLVAQRDMQIAICGADMDVQMDGTPVPLWRPVFIPCGSQLRFHYAREGCRAYLAVRGGFQGEAVLGSQSTYLRAGIGGLAGRALRAGDWLGVKEGYAPFPPANFPLTRREERFLYGRVLPPLVSTIIRPGYRANPVIRMIRGREASLFSTKSWSHVLSQPYHVSTQSDRMGYRLLGEQPLELGDGASYEMISEAVTAGTLQVPSSGQPILLLADCQTTGGYPRIGHVIATDLPLVAQVKPGGTLYFQEVTHKEAQEQLLLQEMDLAVLEAGLRCWMRG, encoded by the coding sequence ATGAGTTTTGAAGTTATCAAGCCTGGCATTCTCTCGACCCTGCAAGATAGAGGCAGATACGGTCATCGCAAACATGGCGTCATTGTCTCTGGTCCAGTGGACAGTTGGGCGCACAGGGCGGCGAATGTGTTGGTTGGGAATGGTCGAGACGCTGCGACCTTAGAAATGACGCTGCAAGGCCCGCACTTAGTTGCACAACGCGATATGCAAATTGCGATCTGCGGCGCTGATATGGATGTGCAAATGGACGGTACACCAGTGCCGCTATGGCGTCCCGTCTTCATCCCATGCGGCAGCCAGCTTCGCTTTCATTACGCGCGCGAGGGCTGCAGAGCCTATCTAGCGGTCCGCGGCGGATTCCAAGGAGAGGCCGTGCTTGGCAGCCAAAGCACCTACTTGCGCGCAGGCATCGGAGGCTTGGCAGGACGCGCGTTGCGTGCGGGGGATTGGTTGGGTGTGAAGGAGGGATACGCTCCATTTCCCCCCGCTAACTTTCCACTCACACGACGCGAGGAGCGATTCCTATATGGCAGAGTACTTCCTCCCCTAGTAAGTACGATCATTCGTCCCGGCTATCGCGCTAATCCTGTGATACGGATGATTCGCGGCAGAGAAGCAAGCTTATTTTCGACTAAAAGTTGGTCACATGTCTTATCGCAGCCGTATCACGTTTCCACGCAATCCGATCGAATGGGCTATCGTTTGTTAGGCGAGCAACCGCTTGAGCTAGGTGACGGTGCCAGTTATGAAATGATCTCCGAAGCTGTGACAGCAGGAACGTTGCAGGTTCCGTCAAGCGGACAGCCGATTTTGTTGCTTGCTGATTGCCAAACGACAGGCGGTTACCCGCGAATAGGCCATGTCATTGCCACCGATCTCCCGCTAGTCGCACAAGTGAAGCCTGGGGGCACTCTGTATTTCCAAGAAGTTACACACAAGGAAGCGCAGGAGCAGCTGTTGCTGCAAGAGATGGATCTTGCGGTATTAGAGGCGGGTTTGAGATGTTGGATGCGGGGATAA
- the phnE gene encoding phosphonate ABC transporter, permease protein PhnE codes for MSPSRAKVYKIIGWAAVIGLIIWALTGLELTGFQPTTKVLTIAMLKGLVHPDWAYVYIPEGEDLLRGLLETLSISYLGNFVSAIVCLPFAFWAAANMSPFRAVSATGKLFLSIVRTVPEIIMALIFIKAVGPNAYAGVMALGLHSVGMLGKLYAEAIENMDMGPTEAMTAVGANFWQRMSFAVIPQVIPDFISFTLYRFEINVRSATLLGIIGAGGIGTPLIFALNARQWPRVGIILIGIIVMVSIIDFISGALRKRIV; via the coding sequence ATGTCGCCATCACGTGCCAAAGTGTACAAAATCATTGGCTGGGCTGCTGTGATCGGCCTCATCATCTGGGCTTTGACAGGACTTGAATTAACAGGCTTCCAACCGACAACGAAAGTATTAACCATTGCGATGCTGAAAGGTTTGGTTCATCCAGATTGGGCATATGTCTATATCCCTGAAGGAGAGGATTTGCTTCGCGGGTTGCTGGAAACTTTATCGATTTCCTACCTGGGGAATTTCGTTTCTGCGATTGTTTGTTTGCCTTTTGCCTTCTGGGCGGCGGCGAACATGAGTCCATTCCGTGCGGTATCGGCGACAGGCAAACTATTTTTAAGCATTGTAAGAACGGTTCCTGAAATCATTATGGCGCTGATCTTCATCAAAGCCGTTGGACCGAACGCCTACGCGGGTGTTATGGCGCTGGGGCTTCACTCTGTAGGGATGTTAGGCAAGCTCTATGCCGAAGCGATCGAGAACATGGATATGGGGCCTACAGAGGCAATGACGGCCGTAGGCGCGAACTTCTGGCAGCGTATGTCGTTCGCGGTAATTCCACAAGTAATTCCGGATTTCATCTCGTTTACCTTGTACCGCTTCGAGATCAATGTTCGCTCCGCTACGTTGCTCGGTATCATCGGTGCCGGCGGTATTGGAACACCGTTGATTTTCGCACTGAATGCAAGACAGTGGCCGCGGGTGGGTATTATTTTGATCGGGATTATCGTGATGGTATCCATCATTGATTTCATCTCGGGCGCCCTTCGAAAACGGATCGTGTAG
- the phnC gene encoding phosphonate ABC transporter ATP-binding protein: MIEFKHLSKVYPNGTIGLKDINLTIHPGEFVVIVGLSGAGKSTLLRSINQLHETTSGDIIIDGKSITKAKGAELRRMRRDIGMIFQTFNLVKRSTVLRNVLSGRVGYHSTLRTMFGLFPKADVDLALKALERVNIREKAYSRADELSGGQQQRVSIARALAQEAKIILADEPVASLDPLTTRQVMDDLKRINRELGITTVVNLHFLDLAREYATRIIGLRAGQVVYDGPVAAATDDVFSEIYGRAIKRDELLGVQEE; the protein is encoded by the coding sequence ATGATCGAGTTTAAACATCTATCCAAAGTATATCCGAATGGAACAATTGGTTTAAAAGATATTAATTTAACCATACATCCTGGGGAATTCGTCGTGATCGTAGGTCTATCAGGGGCCGGGAAGTCCACCTTGCTGCGTTCTATTAATCAGCTGCATGAGACGACGAGCGGCGACATTATCATCGATGGCAAATCCATCACGAAAGCGAAGGGCGCTGAGCTAAGACGCATGCGCAGAGATATCGGGATGATCTTCCAAACGTTTAATCTGGTCAAAAGATCAACCGTCCTCCGCAACGTCCTGTCTGGCCGTGTCGGTTATCATTCCACACTGCGCACGATGTTCGGATTGTTTCCCAAAGCGGACGTTGACCTTGCGCTGAAAGCGTTGGAACGTGTCAATATCCGTGAAAAAGCGTATTCGCGCGCCGATGAATTGTCCGGTGGTCAACAACAGCGGGTATCGATTGCCCGCGCACTGGCACAGGAAGCGAAAATTATTTTGGCGGACGAGCCTGTAGCTTCACTAGATCCACTAACAACGCGTCAGGTCATGGATGACCTGAAACGAATTAATCGCGAGTTGGGCATCACGACCGTCGTTAATCTTCACTTCCTTGATCTTGCCCGCGAGTATGCAACACGGATTATCGGACTGCGCGCAGGACAAGTCGTCTATGATGGACCTGTAGCGGCAGCGACAGACGATGTATTCTCTGAAATTTATGGCCGCGCCATTAAGCGGGATGAGCTTCTGGGGGTGCAGGAGGAATGA
- a CDS encoding YbjQ family protein → MIVVTTENIPGYEVTEVLGSTFGVVVRARGIGGDIMASLKGLIGGEVTQYTQMVEDGRRQAMDRLVKNAAAMGADAIVMMRFDSGDIGQNMTEIVAYGTAVRTHKR, encoded by the coding sequence ATGATCGTCGTGACAACAGAAAACATCCCAGGTTATGAAGTGACCGAAGTTTTAGGCAGTACGTTTGGCGTTGTGGTGCGTGCAAGAGGGATCGGCGGTGATATTATGGCTTCACTGAAGGGGTTAATCGGCGGCGAGGTTACGCAATATACGCAAATGGTCGAGGATGGACGGAGACAAGCGATGGATCGATTAGTGAAAAATGCAGCTGCTATGGGCGCGGATGCGATCGTCATGATGCGCTTTGATAGTGGAGATATCGGTCAAAATATGACCGAAATCGTCGCTTACGGCACCGCCGTTCGAACGCACAAGCGATGA
- a CDS encoding HD family phosphohydrolase, translating to MNGVYPILIVYGLWAIGLIIVLLLGYLVYDKRYKSNGAATPTTPPNGYLSTPEVFIDPKDGLTYRVYYNPRTGDRAYIRE from the coding sequence ATGAACGGAGTCTACCCCATTTTAATCGTATACGGCTTATGGGCCATTGGACTAATTATTGTTTTACTACTTGGCTATCTCGTGTATGACAAACGTTACAAAAGCAACGGAGCAGCAACTCCCACCACACCGCCGAACGGTTATTTATCCACGCCTGAGGTATTTATAGATCCCAAGGACGGCCTCACCTACCGTGTCTATTACAATCCCCGCACGGGAGACCGCGCCTATATTCGCGAATAA
- the pxpB gene encoding 5-oxoprolinase subunit PxpB: MTCLPYECYPLGDAAIVIKIGSSIGLDTLHRIRQVANHIESHWQDGFIELVPAYTTITLYYDPFRIFALSRLQGSERVGLALGDSSEDSLPYTYVMRCIEQLLDRFEVDEHVQGELGAIVEIPVCYEGDYGWDLAEVAAYHGVSQAQIVSWHTSRVYPVYMIGFAPGFPYLGGMDDRLATPRRAVPRSQIPAGSVAIGGAQTGIYPFETPGGWHLIGRTPLDLFRPESNPPSLLSVGDQVQFVPISSEQFMAYKEGEGVK, translated from the coding sequence ATGACATGTCTCCCGTATGAATGCTACCCGCTCGGTGATGCTGCAATCGTCATCAAAATCGGGTCCAGTATAGGCTTGGATACGCTTCATCGCATACGACAAGTGGCGAACCATATAGAAAGTCATTGGCAAGACGGGTTCATTGAACTTGTTCCTGCCTATACAACGATCACCTTGTATTATGATCCGTTTCGGATCTTTGCTCTGAGTCGTCTACAGGGCTCGGAGCGAGTAGGATTGGCGCTGGGGGATTCATCGGAGGATTCGCTGCCTTACACATACGTGATGCGCTGTATCGAGCAGCTATTGGACAGATTTGAAGTGGACGAGCATGTGCAGGGGGAATTAGGAGCTATCGTTGAGATCCCTGTTTGTTATGAGGGGGATTATGGGTGGGATCTTGCCGAAGTAGCTGCGTACCATGGCGTGAGTCAAGCGCAAATTGTGAGCTGGCATACCTCACGTGTGTATCCTGTCTACATGATTGGTTTTGCGCCAGGCTTCCCTTATTTGGGCGGGATGGATGACAGACTTGCCACACCAAGACGGGCGGTGCCGCGCTCGCAAATTCCTGCTGGCTCAGTCGCGATTGGCGGCGCGCAAACGGGCATTTATCCTTTTGAAACACCAGGTGGATGGCACCTTATTGGACGCACGCCGCTGGACTTGTTTCGGCCAGAATCGAATCCTCCTTCTTTGCTTAGCGTAGGGGATCAGGTACAATTCGTGCCTATCTCCTCGGAGCAATTCATGGCCTACAAGGAAGGGGAGGGAGTAAAATGA
- a CDS encoding sensor histidine kinase, whose product MTLRTYKLFTVGLPVLIIGGFEYIRHAYLLRYLTMEAGNFTITIITLLLSYLFATWMFNRIERSNEMILLSEARRAVFEERERLAQDLHDDLAQTLFFLNVTLRQGNLEEAKAAVSEIDNSLRQAIFNLRTPPEEGTSLGQRIVTYLENWRLVTGIELETTIQLKEDSFTPSEEVQLFGIIQEAFTNIRKHSMATAAALLLKADGTGWQLHITDNGCGFQLGNANDTTYGIKLMQKRAGDLGAELSLRSDLGDGTNLMVTAKREEHL is encoded by the coding sequence ATGACTTTACGAACGTACAAGCTTTTTACGGTGGGGCTGCCGGTCCTCATTATCGGAGGATTCGAGTACATCCGTCATGCATATTTACTTCGTTATTTAACGATGGAAGCTGGCAATTTTACCATTACCATCATTACATTATTGCTTTCCTATCTTTTTGCTACCTGGATGTTTAATCGGATTGAGCGCAGCAATGAAATGATTCTCCTTAGCGAGGCTCGCCGCGCGGTATTTGAAGAACGTGAACGCTTGGCGCAAGATTTGCATGACGATTTAGCGCAAACGCTTTTCTTCCTGAACGTAACTTTGCGGCAAGGCAACCTGGAAGAAGCTAAAGCAGCTGTCTCCGAGATCGATAACTCGCTGCGGCAGGCGATTTTTAATTTACGGACGCCGCCTGAGGAAGGGACTTCTTTGGGGCAACGCATTGTTACCTACTTAGAAAACTGGCGCTTAGTGACAGGCATTGAACTTGAAACAACGATACAATTAAAGGAAGATAGCTTTACCCCCTCGGAAGAAGTCCAGCTCTTCGGCATTATCCAGGAGGCGTTTACGAACATTCGCAAGCATTCGATGGCCACGGCAGCTGCGCTGCTGCTGAAGGCGGATGGGACAGGCTGGCAGCTTCACATCACGGATAATGGCTGCGGGTTTCAACTTGGCAACGCTAACGACACGACCTATGGGATTAAGCTCATGCAGAAGCGTGCGGGAGATCTCGGAGCAGAACTGAGCTTACGTAGTGATCTTGGTGATGGAACTAATTTGATGGTTACAGCGAAAAGAGAGGAGCACCTCTGA
- a CDS encoding LamB/YcsF family protein — MLRIDLNCDMGEGFGAYQLGRDAELLDYVSSANIACGFHAGDPATMRSTVKLCQRKGVAIGAHPGLPDLQGFGRREIAITPAEAYELTLYQLGALQAFVHAEGGRLQHVKPHGALYHMAAKRHELAAAIAAATASVSAELTLFGPPGSELLRAGAAAGLRTASEAFADRSYQRDGSLTPRGQAGALLESAAEAAAQVERLVREGKVLSLTGEDLSMRADTICIHGDGTHAVEFARDIRALLEQGGIAVMPLGGII; from the coding sequence ATGCTGCGTATTGATTTGAATTGTGATATGGGCGAGGGCTTTGGCGCTTATCAACTAGGGCGCGACGCAGAGCTGCTGGACTACGTCAGCTCCGCGAACATCGCCTGCGGGTTCCATGCAGGCGACCCCGCGACCATGCGCAGCACGGTGAAACTGTGCCAGCGCAAAGGCGTTGCGATCGGGGCCCATCCGGGCCTGCCCGATCTGCAGGGATTTGGCCGGCGCGAGATCGCGATCACGCCGGCGGAGGCTTACGAGCTGACGTTGTATCAGCTCGGGGCGCTGCAGGCGTTCGTCCACGCCGAAGGCGGACGCCTGCAGCACGTCAAGCCGCATGGCGCGCTCTACCACATGGCTGCGAAGCGCCATGAGCTAGCCGCCGCGATTGCGGCTGCGACGGCCAGCGTCAGCGCGGAGCTGACGCTGTTCGGCCCGCCCGGCAGCGAGCTGCTGCGGGCGGGGGCCGCCGCGGGGCTGCGAACCGCGAGCGAAGCTTTCGCGGACCGCAGCTACCAGCGGGACGGCAGCTTGACGCCCCGCGGCCAGGCGGGGGCGTTGCTTGAGAGCGCCGCCGAAGCTGCGGCGCAGGTGGAGCGGCTCGTCCGCGAAGGCAAGGTCCTCTCCCTCACGGGAGAGGACCTGAGCATGCGCGCGGACACGATCTGTATCCACGGCGACGGGACGCACGCCGTGGAATTCGCGCGCGACATCCGCGCGCTGCTGGAGCAAGGCGGCATCGCTGTGATGCCGCTGGGGGGAATTATCTAA